GTCTAGACCAAGATGCCAAGATTGTGACCTTTACAACGGTTGCTGCGGCAGAAAAAGAAGAAGTTGGGACTGAAATTGAAACAGAAGGTGCAGAATAATGTCTCATAAAAAAACGAAAAATAAAAAGAGTAAGAAAAATAAGCGCAGAAATCTATTTATCAATATTTTAGCGGGTTTCTTAATTCTTCTTTCCCTAGCCTTGATTTTTAATTCAAAGATTCGCGATATCTTTTTGATCTGGAATACCAATAAATACCAAGTCAATCAAGTCACTAAGGAAAATATAGATGAAAATTTAAAATCCGAGGGAAATTTTGATTTTGACTCTGTTAAGTCTATTTCATCTGAAGCTGTATTGGCTTCTCAATGGGATGCCCAAAAGCTTCCAGTTATCGGTGGCATTGCTATTCCTGAAGTAGAAATCAACCTGCCTATTTTCAAAGGTTTGGATAATGTAAACTTGTTCTATGGAGCAGGGACCATGAAACCTGACCAAAAAATGGGAGAAGGGAACTATTCTCTAGCCAGTCACCATATCTTTACTGCTGAAAATGCCAGTCAAATGCTCTTCTCACCTTTGGTCAATGCCAAAGCAGGTATGAAAATTTACCTGACGGATAAGGATAAAGTTTATACTTATGTGATTACAGAAGTTAAACGTGTTACACCAGACCGTGTAGATGAAATCGAAGATCGTGATGGCGTAAAGGAGATTACTTTGGTTACTTGTGTTGATTATAATGCGACTGAACGTATAATCGTCAAAGGAATCTTTAAAGAATCAAAAGCTTATTCTGAGACTTCTGAGGATATTTTGAAGGCCTTTAATCAACCGTATAGACAACGTTATTAAGAATGAATGAACCAGTGAAGTGCTATTTCACTGGTTTTTTATGTCAACAAATAGGTTCAAAATAGTTCTTGTGAAAAAGGATAAGAAGGCTTAGGATAAAGATTTTTAAATAAATATTTTAGAATTTTACAGAAAACGCTTTCTAGAAAACAAGAATTATGTTATAATTATCACAAATAAAAGTTTAGGAGTTTTTTATGGTCTCTTCAGAATTTATTTCAAAGATTGAATTTGCTTGTAAGAAGAAAGAAAGTCTTTATAGCCAAAGTAAGTTTAAGTATTCGATTCGTTCCATGTTTGCAGGTGCTTTTCTAACATTTAGTACGGCTGCGGGTGCAGTTGGGGCTGACTTGATTAATAAGATCGCACCAGGCAGTGGACGCTTCCTCTTCCCATTCGTTTTTGCTTGGGGATTGGCCTACATTGTTTTCTTGAATGCTGAGCTAGTAACTTCAAATATGATGTTTTTGACAGCTGGTAGTTTCTTGAAAAAAATCTCATGGAGAAAAACAGCTGAGATTTTACTATACTGTACCTTATTCAACCTTATCGGAGCTTTGATAGCAGGTTGGGGCTTTGCCCACTCAGCAGCCTATGCAAATCTAACACATGATAGCTTCATTTCAGGGGTTGTTGAGATGAAGTTAGGTCGTTCCAATGAGCTAGTCTTGCTTGAAGGTATTTTAGCCAATATCTTTGTAAACATTGCCATTCTTTCATTCGTTTTGGTGAAAGACGGTGGCGCCAAACTTTGGCTTGTCTTATCAGCGATTTACATGTTTGTATTCTTAACAAACGAACACATTGCTGCGAACTTTGCTTCTTTTGCGATTGTTAAGTTTAGTGTTGCAGCTGATTCTATCGCAAACTTTGACATTCCGAACATCCTTCGTCACTGGGGTATAACCTTTGTCGGAAACTTTATCGGAGGAGGTCTCTTGATGGGCTTACCATACGCCTTCCTCAATAAAAACGAAGATACTTATGTCGATTAAAGAAATGAGCACGAGTTAATCGTGCTTTTTTGTTTGATGTGTATGACTAGTCATAGTTGTTCCTTATATCAAAATATAGAAAAACTGTATTGGAAAAGGCTAACCCAAGATGATACAATATACCTAATGAAGCTATTTGGAGGTCGTCTTATGACTCGTGATTTTAAATTTGAAACCCTACAATTGCATGCAGGGCAAGTCGTTGATCCAGCGACCAAGTCTCGTGCAGTACCGATTTATCAAACAACATCCTTCGTTTTTGATGACACGCAGGAGGGTGCAGATTTGTTTGCTTTGAGAAAACCAGGCAATATCTATACTCGTATCACAAATCCTACAACAGCAGCCTTTGAGGAAAGAATCGCTGCTCTTGAAGGTGGTGTTGGAGCACTAGCGACAGCATCTGGTATGGCTGCACTTACTTATACAATTCTTGCCCTTGCTCATGCGGGTGACCATGTGGTGGCTGCGTCAACTATTTACGGTGGGACTTTCAATCTCTTGAAAGAAACCCTTCCTCGTTATGGAATCACAACCACCTTTGTCGATGTGGATAATTTGGAGGAAGTAGAAGCAGCTATCGGTGACAATACCAAACTTGTCTTGATTGAAACCTTAGGGAATCCCTTGATTAACATTCCTGACTTGGAAAAATTGGCTGAGATTGCGCATAAACACCAGATTCCTCTCGTTTCTGACAATACTTTTGCCACACCATATTTGATTAACGTTTTCTCTCACGGTGTCGATATTTCAGTCCACTCAGCGACTAAGTTTATCGGTGGACATGGTACGACTATTGGAGGAGTGATTGTCGATAGCGGTCGTTTTGACTGGGCAGCTTCAGGGAAGTTCCCTCAATTTGTTGAGGAAGACCCAAGCTACCATAACTTGAGCTATACTCGTGACGTGGGTGCTGCAGCCTTTATTATCGCTGTTCGTGTTCAATTGCTTCGTGATACAGGTGCTGCCTTGTCACCATTTAATGCCTTTCTCTTGCTCCAAGGGCTTGAAACTCTCTCTCTTCGTGTTGAACGTCATGTGCAAAATGCAGAGAAAATTGTTGATTTCCTTGTCAACCATCCTAAGGTAGAAAAAGTCAACTATCCAAAACTTGCTGACAGTCCATATCATGCCTTGGCTGAGAAATATTTGCCAAAAGGTGTTGGTTCAATCTTTACCTTCCATGTCAAAGGTGGAGAGACAGAAGCACGCAAGGTCATTGATAATTTGGAAATCTTCTCTGACCTTGCAAACGTTGCAGATGCCAAATCTCTTGTTGTCCATCCTGCGACAACCACTCACGGTCAGTTGTCAGAAAAAGATCTAGAAGCAGCAGGTGTCACACCAAACCAAATCCGCTTGTCTATCGGTCTTGAAAATGTAGAGGATTTGATTGAAGATTTGCGTTTAGCCTTGGAAAAAGTATAAAGTAAGACAGATAAATAATTCGTAACTAATTATTAAATAAACTATATAAGGCTAGTACTATCTAGTCTTATATAGTTTATTTTGCTATAATAGTTTAAAATATGATTAGTATTATTGTTATGAGATTGTTAGAGAATATTAAGTAAACTTTAAGACGAACATAGAATCATTAAGAAAGGCAAGGAAACTACTTGTCTCTAAAAATTAACTTTCTTTTTCAACTCAAGAAGGTTTAGGGGATGGACGTTTGATTCAGGAATAGTAATAATAATCAAATGGAGCTAATCAGAATTAAATTATAGATGTAGAAGAAATTAGTCCTGAATTTGACTTATAAGATTCAGTTAAATCAATTAGTTTCAAATAAAATGAAAAATTTTTAAGAACTTAGAATGGTTGGAAAGTTTCCCGTTTTATCACTTAATGGTGTTGTGTTAAGAGTGATTATGTGAAATTGTTAAAAAGTAAAGTTTGATTTTGAAAAAAATAATTATAAATAAAAGGAGAAATTCTAAATGAGCCATTGCCATTCTGAACATAAAGAAATTAGTAATAATGTTCATACATTTTATATCGGATTTGATTTAGATGATTTTGGCAAGATTTCACAAGTAAAAAAGAAGTTTTATGACGAATTGTTTGACGACATTGCTTCTTTTGCTTTCGGATCACATAATGTAATGAAGAGAATCAAAGAACCTCAGGATATTTCTAAAGTTCAGAGGGAAGCATTGAGAAAAATGTATAATATACCAGAATTACAAGAAGCTAGTAGGTACTATCTTGAATCAGATTTAGTAGAGGATAAGTATCTTAAGCGTGGTGAGTTTGGAGAATTGCTTTTATATCATCTGCTACATGAATATTTTAATGCTGATGCTTTAATTTCAAAAATCTATTTCAAGGATAGCATGGGGCTACCAGCGCATGGTTTTGATGCAGTTCACGTAGATTCTGATAATCAAATCTTGTGGATTGGAGAATCTAAATTATATTCTGAATCTAGTTCTGCTATTGATGCTTTGATGAAAGATTTAGAAGAACATTTTAGAATATCATTTTTTGATTCTGAGTTTGTTATTATAGAAAATCGTGTTCATGATAGCGACATAGAACTTGATGATTTTATGAAAAAATTAATTAATCCCCAAACAAAAGTTTTAGATAAACTTGCTAATATCAATATTGCATTATTTGCTGGATTTGATAGCAAGTCATTGCAAGAGTTTGAAGATGAAGAGTCATTTAAGAAAAAATTAGAATCAGAGATTAATATTTTAGAAAAAAAAGCGTTAAAAAAAATAGAAGAGCATCCGTGGAATGAGCATTTAAATATTTTTTTATTTTTATTTCCCATTGACAACAAAAAAGAATTTGTCAAAGATCTACATTTAAAATTAAAAGGGGCGCAGCAAGGATGAAAAATATTAAAGAAATTCTAAAATATTCTGAGTTAAAAAATTATGAAGAAAATTTTGAACTTATTAAATATATTTCTAGTATTATTGATACATCTGATGCTAGAAAAGTAATAATTCATATCTTAGATATTTGGGAAAATGTAAATAATAACGCAAAAGAAATGTGGATTGATTTGATTGGAAGAGCAGGATTTTATCCGTATTATATTGAAAAAGTTTGTCAAGAAGAGCAATTAACTCTGTCACTTCAGGATCAAATAAAAACAGAATTTTTTAAATCTGATTATCTTCCAAATATATATTTTCATCAACAGCAAAAAGAAATAGAAATAGCTTTATCCAATGGAAATAATATAGCTGTAAGCGCGCCAACTAGTTTTGGAAAAAGCTTACTTATCGAAGAGATTGTAGCAAGAAAACAATTCTGTAATATCTTAATTATACAACCAACTCTTGCATTAATTGATGAAACAAGAAAAAAACTATCAAAGTATAAAGGAGATTATAATTTAATAATTAATACTCGTCAAATAGTTCTTGAGAAAAATATTTTTATTTTAACAGCTGAACGAGTGTTAGAATTTCCAAATCTTCCCAATATAGATTTTTTTGTCATTGATGAATTTTATAAAATTTGTAATCGTCTAAATGATAGTAGAATTGATTCTTTGAATGTTGCGTTATTAAGAGTTATGAAACATAATACCCAAGCAATGTTCTTAACTCCTACTGTAGATTCTTTATCGGAGGCTTTCCGAGAAAGGTATAAAGTTGCTTTTTTTAAAACAGATTATGCTTTAGTAAATACTAATGTCATCGAGGTTAGGAATAGAAATAATAATTTATTATCTGGTAACTCTAAAAAAAATAAATTATTTAAAATGCTATATAAACAAGAAGAATCAAGTATTGTATATGTAAAATCTCCGAATGAAGCCTATAAACTTGCCAAAGAATATGTAGACTATTTACGCAAGAATAAGATTGAGACTGAAAATAAAAAATTAGATATATTTGAATGGATTGATAATAATATATCTCCTAATTGGCAATTAAAAGAAATGTTAGAACATGGTGTAGGGGCACACAACGGAGCACTCCCAAGGCATGTAGTAACTTCAGAAATTGATTTATTTAATAAAAAGAAAATTAAAGTACTTTTTGCAACGGTTTCATTGATTGAAGGCGTGAACACAGTTGCGAAAAATATGTTTGTATATAGTCAACATAAAGGTGATAATAAAATTGACTTTTTTGATTTTGCAAATATACGTGGTCGGGCTGGTAGAATGAATGAACATTTCACTGGAAATGTTTATGTGTTTATTGATGAAATTGCAGATGAACATCTCACTATTGATGTACCTAGTGTTGATCAGAATCCTGTGTCAGATGAAATTTTAATTAATATTTCAAGTAACGAAGTGAAAGATATTGAACGAAAACAGAGATTAGAAGATGGTTTAGATAATGAAATCTTAGAAATTATTAAGAATAATCTTATTTCAGTAGAAGGTCAGAAGTCTTTGTATCGCTTTATAGAAAAAGAGCAAAAAACTGGTGGAATAGATTATTTAAGGTGGGATGGTATACCTAGTTATGATAAATTATGGCAAACTCTTTACTTAGGATATAAATTTTTGAAATCAAATGATAGAATCGGTTTTGTACAAAGTAGAGCTGTAATGTCGCTTAAATTTGTCAATCTATCATTAAGAAAAGTTATTGAAGAACAGTATAAATACTATTTGTCTGAAAAAAGAAAAGATCCTTTAAATAGTGCCATTGATTTTGTTTTGAAATTTCAAAAAACAGAAGCTGGGTACGAAATACCTAAAATTTTATCTGTGATTGATTCTATACAAAGACATGTATTCAATAAATTAGGTTTGCCTGCTGGGGACTATTCTGTATTTGCCTCTTTATTAGAGAATGAACAGATTGATGAAAGATTACAATTTTTAATTGATTATGGTGTACCAAGCTCAGCTGTAAAAAAAATTAGAAATATACCTGATAATCTTATTGAAGATTCTCATATAATACAATATCTAAGAAGAAATTTATCTCTTATAATTAGGAATTTGATTCCTTATGAAGCAAATTTATTAGAAGAAGCAATACGGTAGATATGAAAAAGACCCTAAAGAAGTAGATTAGGTATATTTTATTTTGAATAACACGAGGTACCCCCTATGAACGAAATCAAATGCCCCAACTGTGGGGAAGTCTTTACAGTAAATGAGAGTCAGTATGCCGAACTCTTGTCTCAAGTGAGAACGGCAGAATTTGATAAGGAACTGCACGATCGCATGAAGCAGGAGCTAGCCTTGGCTGAGCAAAAGGCTATGAATGAGCAACAGATTAAACTAGCTCAAAAAGACCAAGAAATCGCGCAACTGCAGAGTCAAATCCAAAACTTTGATACAGAGCAAGAGTTGGCTAAGAAAGAGGTTGAACAGACAAGTCATCAGGCCTTATTAGCAAAGGACAAGGAAGTGCAGGCCTTGGAAAACCAATTGGCGACCTTGCGTTTAGAGCATGAAAACCAACTGCAAAAGACTCTCTCTGATTTAGAAAGAGAGCGTGATCAGGTCAAAAACCAGCTCCTCTTGCAGGAAAAGGAAAATGAGTTATCTTTGGCTTCTGTTAAGCAAAATTACGAAGCTCAGCTCAAGGCAGCTAGTGAACAGGTCGAGTTCTATAAGAATTTCAAAGCCCAACAATCCACAAAAGCTATCGGGGAAAGTTTGGAACAGTATGCAGAGAGTGAGTTTAACAAGGTTCGTAGTTTTGCCTTTCCAAATGCCTACTTTGAGAAGGATAACAAGGTCTCTGCGCGTGGATCTAAGGGAGACTTTATCTTCCGTGAATGTGATGAAAATGGAGTGGAAATTATTTCCATCATGTTTGAGATGAAAAACGAAGCGGATGGGACAGAGAAAAGGCACAAGAATGCGGACTTCTACAAGGAATTGGACAAGGACCGTCGGGAGAAAAACTGCGAATATGCGGTTCTGGTGACCATGCTAGAAGCAGATAACGACTACTTTAATACAGGGATTGTTGATGTCAGTCATGAGTATGAAAAGATGTATGTGATTCGTCCCCAGTTCTTTATCCAGTTGATTGGTCTCTTGCGAAATGCTGCGCTTAATTCTTTGAAATATAAGCAAGAGTTGGCACTTGTCCGTGAACAAAACATTGATATCACTCACTTTGAGGAAGATTTGGATGCCTTTAAACTAGCCTTTGCCAAGAACTACAATTCAGCTTCAACTAACTTTGGTAAAGCCATCGACGAAATTGATAAGGCTATCAAACGCATGGAAGAGGTTAAGAAATTCCTAACCACATCCGAAAACCAACTCCGCCTCGCCAATAACAAATTGGAAGATGTTTCAGTAAAAAAATTGACCCGAAAAAACCCAACTATGAAAGCCAAGTTTGATGCGCTGAAGGGAGAGTGAGAAAGCAACAGATGAACGGTATTATTAACTTAAAAAAAGAAGCGGGGATGACTTCGCATGACGCGGTTTTTAAACTGCGTAAGATTTTGGGAACAAAGAAAATCGGTCATGGTGGGACCCTGGATCCGGATGTAGTGGGTGTTTTGCCTATTGCGGTGGGCAAGGCGACCCGCATGGTCGAGTTTATGCAGGATGAGGGCAAGGTCTATGAGGGGGAAATCACTCTCGGCTATTCAACGACGACCGAGGATGCTAGTGGGGAAGTAGTCGCAGAAACTCCTGTTTTGTCGCCCTTGGATGAAACCACTGTCGATGAAGCGATTGCGAGTCTGACTGGGCCTATTACTCAGATTCCACCTATGTACTCGGCTGTCAAGGTCAATGGTCGCAAGCTCTATGAGTATGCGCGTGCAGGTCAGGAAGTGGAGCGTCCAGAACGTCAGGTGACCATTTATCAATTTGAGCGGACGAGTCCGATTTCTTATGAGGGCGAACTTGCACGATTCACTTTTCGTGTGAAATGTAGTAAGGGGACTTATATCCGTATCTTGTCTGTTGACTTGGGAGAGAAGCTGGGTTATGCGGCCCATATGTCTCACCTAACACGTACCAGTGCTGCAGGTTTGCAGTTAGATGAGGCTCTTACCTTGGAAGAAATTGCCGAAAGAGTTGAGGCTGGTCAACTTGACTTTCTCCACCCTCTTGAGATTGGTACAGGGGACCTTGTCAAAGTTTTCCTAAGTCCAGAAGAGGCTACAGAAGTGCGCTTTGGTCGTTTTATCGAGCTAGACCAAACGGACAAAGAATTGGCTGCTTTTGAAGGTGATAAATTGCTTGCCATTTTAGAAAAAAGGGACAATTTCTACAAACCAAGAAAGGTTTTTGGCTAGTCTAACTGGAGTGTGGGGATGGATTTGTTTCCCCTAGACTATCCAAACCAGACTATAAATTTTGAAAAAAATATGATAGAATAGACGACGGATAAAAAAACGGAGGATAGCATGCAAAATAGACCAATCATTATCGGAGTGACAGGTGGTTCTGGTGGAGGAAAAACCAGTGTTTCAAGAGCCATTTTATCGCATTTTCCTGATGAAAAGATTTCCATGATTGAGCATGATTCATACTACAAGGATCAGTCTCACTTGACCTTTGAAGAGCGTGTCAAAACCAACTACGACCATCCTTTTGCTTTTGATACAGACTTAATGATTGAGCAAATTAAGGAATTGTTGGCAGGGCGCCCGGTGGACATCCCGACTTATGACTATACAGCGCATACACGGAGTAGCAAGACCTATCGTCAGGAGCCTCAAGATGTCTTTATCGTTGAGGGAATTTTGGTCTTGGAGGACAAGCGTCTGCGCGATTTGATGGATATCAAGATTTTTGTGGATACAGATGATGACGTGCGTATTATTCGCCGGATCAAGCGTGATATGGAGGAGCGTGGACGTAGCCTTGACAGTGTCATTGAGCAGTACTTAGGTGTAGTTAAACCTATGTACCACCAGTTTATCGAGCCGACTAAGCGTTATGCCGATATCGTCATTCCTGAGGGAGTCAGCAATACCGTTGCTATCGACCTTTTGACGACCAAGATTGCAAAGATTTTGGAAGAAGCGCGAAACAGTAAATAATCAGATGAGGAGGCCTAGCCTCCTTTTTCTATTTTTCCTTTAGTTTCAGTAGGAAAAAGGTGATTTTTAAGCATGTTTTTGGTATAATAATACCCATGGAAAAGCAAGAAAATGAATAGTAGGTGGAGATGGAAAAGTATTTATCGGTAACAACTTTGACCAAGTATCTGAAAATGAAATTCGATAAAGACCCTTACTTGGAACGGGTCTATTTAACTGGTCAAGTTTCCAACTTTCGTAAACGACCTACTCACCAATATTTCTCCCTAAAAGACGACCATGCAGTCATTCAAGCGACCATCTGGTCAGGGATTTATCAAAAATTGGGTTTCGACCTCGAAGAGGGAATGAAAATCAATGTGATTGGGCGTGTGCAAATCTATGAACCCAGCGGGAGCTACTCTATCATCATTGAAAAAGCTGAGCCTGATGGGGTTGGGGCGCTCGCGATTCAGTTTGAACAACTCAAGAAAAAATTGACGGAAGAAGGTCTATTTCAAGAGAGATTCAAGCAACCTCTTCCCCAATTTGCTAAGCGAATCGGTGTGGTAACCAGTCGCAGTGGAGCTGTTATTCGAGATATTATCACGACCGTCAGCAGACGTTTTCCAGGTGTTGATATCCTTCTCTATCCGACCAAGGTACAAGGTGATGGAGCTGCGGAGGAAATTGCTCGAAATATTGCGCGTGCCAATCAACGTGAGGACCTAGATGTTCTCATCATTGGTCGTGGTGGGGGTTCCATCGAGGATCTCTGGGCTTTTAACGAAGAGATCGTGGTACGGGCTATTTTTGAATCTCGTTTGCCAGTTATTTCTAGTGTTGGGCATGAGACGGATGTGACCTTGGCAGACTTTGTGGCCGATCGTCGTGCTGCGACGCCAACAGCTGCAGCTGAACTGGCAACACCTGTAACCAAGTTGGATCTTTTGACTCATTTGCAAAATCAAGAAAAACGGATGTCAACAGCAGTCCGAAATGTCCTATCTAAGAAACAAGAAGCTCTGAAAAAATGCAGTCAGTCTGTGATTTTTAGACAGCCAGAGCGCTTGTATGATGGTTATTTGCAACGGTTAGATCAACTACAACTACGCTTAAAACAAAGTTTGCGAACACAGATTTCTGATAATAAACAGCTAGTTCAAGCAAGGACGCATCAACTAGTCCAATTATCACCTGTTACCAAAATCCAACGCTATCAAGATCGCTTAAGCCAGTTGGACAAGCTCCTACGTAGCCAAATGGCGCTGGTTTATGATGCCAAGGTTGCTGAAGTGAAGCGACTTTCAGAAGCTCTGCTGATGTTGGATACCAGTCGAATCGTGGCGCGTGGTTATGCTATTGTCAAAAAGGAAGAGTCCGTAGTAGACTCGGTTGAGAGTTTGAAGAAAAAAGACCAAGTGACGCTTTTGATGCGAGATGGTCAAGTAGAATTAGAGGTTAAAGATGTCAAAACAAAAGAAATTTGAGGAAAATCTAGCAGAACTGGAGACCATTGTCCAAAGTTTAGAAAATGGTGAAATCGCTTTGGAAGATGCGATTGCCGCCTTTCAAAAGGGAATGGTCTTGTCAAAAGAGCTCCAAGCGACGCTGGACAGGGCTGAAAAGACCTTGGTTAAGGTCATGCAAGAAGACGGAACAGAAAGTGATTTTGAATGAAGAAGCAAGAAAAATTAGCTCTTGTCGAGTCTGCCTTGGAAGATTTTTATGGAGACCAGCAGTTTGCCTCTAGTTTGCGAGAGTCCGTTCTCTATTCCATTCATGCTGGGGGCAAGCGTATTCGGCCTTTTCTCTTGTTGGAGGTTCTGGAAGCCTTGCAAGTCGCTATTAAACCAGCACACGCGCAGGTAGCTGCGGCCTTGGAAATGATTCATACAGGAAGCTTGATTCATGATGATCTTCCTGCCATGGATGATGACGATTATCGTCGAGGGCGTTTAACCAATCATAAGAAATTTGGCGAAGCGATGGCAATATTGGCAGGAGACGCTTTGTTCCTAGATCCCTATGCCTTGATCGCGCAGGCAGATTTGCCAAGTCGGATCAAGGTGGACCTGATTGCCAACCTATCCCTTGCTTCAGGAAGTCTAGGCATGGTAGCAGGTCAGGTTTTAGATATGGAAGGCGAACACCAGCACTTGTCCTTGAAAGAACTTCAGACCATTCATGCCAATAAGACTGGAAAATTGCTAGCCTATCCCTTCCAAGCAGCAGCTATCATAGCAGAATTAACGCCTGAAATCCAAGCAAAACTAAAAACTGTGGGTGAATTGATTGGGCTGGCCTTTCAAGTTCGAGATGATGTGTTAGATATGACCGCTAGTTTTGAGGAAATCGGCAAGACTCCGCAAAAGGATTTACAGGCAGAAAAGTCGACCTATCCAGCCTTGTTGGGCTTGGAGGAGGCTATATCCTTTTGTAACCAAACTTTGGATCAAGCCGAGGCTAAATTAGAAGAAATTGCCCAGCAAGTCAGCTTTGAAACAGCGCCGATTGTGAAAGTAGTAGAAAGTTTGAGAATCAATGACTAAGGAAAGAGTGGATGTACTAGCTTATAAACAGGGCTTGTTTGAAACACGAGAACAGGCTAAACGCGGTGTCATGGCTGGTCTAGTTGTAGCAGTCCTCAATGGGGAGCGTTTTGACAAGCCAGGAGAGAAAATCCCAGATGACACTGAGCTAAAACTCAAAGGTGAAAAACTCAAGTATGTTAGCCGTGGTGGTTTGAAATTAGAAAAAGCCTTGCAGGTCTTTGGGTTGTCAGTTGATGGAGCGACCACGATTGATATCGGTGCTTCCACTGGAGGATTTACTGACGTCATGTTGCAAAATGGTGCTGAGTTGGTCTTTGCAGTCGATGTTGGCACCAATCAGTTGGCTTGGAAATTACGCCAAGACTCGCGGGTTGTCAGCATGGAGCAGTTTAATTTTCGTTATGCTGAAAAGACTGATTTTGAGCAGGAACCAAGCTTTGCCAGTATTGATGTGAGTTTCATTTCCCTCAGTCTGATTTTGCCTGCTTTGCATCGTGTCTTGGCTGATCAAGGTCAGGTGGTGGCACTTGTCAAACCCCAGTTTGAAGCAGGTCGTGAGCAGATTGGGAAAAATGGAATCATTCGAGATGCTAAGGTTCATCAAACTGTCCTTGAATCTGTCACTGCTATGGCAGTTGAGCAAGGTTTTTCAGTGCTTGGTTTGGACTTTTCTCCCATCCAAGGTGGACATGGAAACATCGAATTTCTGGCATATTTGAAAAAGGAAGAGGGAGCAAGTAATCAAGTTGCCCCTGAAATAGAAAAAGTTGTAGAGAGAGCACATAGAGAATTTAAAGATGAATAAAAAAGAGAGACTTGAAAAAATTAGAAGATTTGTTACGGATTATCAAATCGGGACTCAGGAAGAAATCGTTGAGCATTTGAAGGAAGCAGGTATTTCTGCTACGCAGGCCACTGTCTCAAGGGACATCAAGGAGCTTGGGATTGTTAAAATTCCTTTGAAGAACAACACCTATATCTATGAGTTGCCAAAATCAATCGTCAAAAGTTTGCAGTTGGCTGAGGACAATATTGTGAGTTCTGAGTTAATGGGAAATATGATTAATCTTGCTGTCATTCCTGGAAATACTATTTTTGTGAAGAGTCAGTTGGTTGAGGCATTCTCTGAACAGATTTTTAGCTGTCTAGCTGATGATGATTCTATCTTAATTGTAGCTAGAACAGCAGAGGCAGCTGAGGAAATTGTTGAACAAGTCAAAAAATGGTAGGTCAGTATGTTACTTGAAATTTCGATAAAAAACTTTGCCATTATTGAGGCGATTTCCCTCAATTTTGAAAAGGGTATGACTGTTTTAACCGGGGAAACGGGTGCTGGAAAGTCTATTATTATCGACGCTATGAATCTCATGTTGGGGGCTCGTGCAACGACAGACGTTATTCGTTACGGTGCTCCTAAGGCAGAGATTGAGGGGCTTTTCTCAGTTGAAAATAGTCGCCTTTTACAGGAACTTTTTGATGAGCAAGGTTTGGAAATGGGTGATGAAATTATCATCCGGCGTGAAATTCTGCAAAATGGTCGTAGTGTTAGTCGCGTGAATGGCCAGATGGTCA
This Streptococcus oralis DNA region includes the following protein-coding sequences:
- a CDS encoding DUF2130 domain-containing protein — its product is MNEIKCPNCGEVFTVNESQYAELLSQVRTAEFDKELHDRMKQELALAEQKAMNEQQIKLAQKDQEIAQLQSQIQNFDTEQELAKKEVEQTSHQALLAKDKEVQALENQLATLRLEHENQLQKTLSDLERERDQVKNQLLLQEKENELSLASVKQNYEAQLKAASEQVEFYKNFKAQQSTKAIGESLEQYAESEFNKVRSFAFPNAYFEKDNKVSARGSKGDFIFRECDENGVEIISIMFEMKNEADGTEKRHKNADFYKELDKDRREKNCEYAVLVTMLEADNDYFNTGIVDVSHEYEKMYVIRPQFFIQLIGLLRNAALNSLKYKQELALVREQNIDITHFEEDLDAFKLAFAKNYNSASTNFGKAIDEIDKAIKRMEEVKKFLTTSENQLRLANNKLEDVSVKKLTRKNPTMKAKFDALKGE
- the truB gene encoding tRNA pseudouridine(55) synthase TruB gives rise to the protein MNGIINLKKEAGMTSHDAVFKLRKILGTKKIGHGGTLDPDVVGVLPIAVGKATRMVEFMQDEGKVYEGEITLGYSTTTEDASGEVVAETPVLSPLDETTVDEAIASLTGPITQIPPMYSAVKVNGRKLYEYARAGQEVERPERQVTIYQFERTSPISYEGELARFTFRVKCSKGTYIRILSVDLGEKLGYAAHMSHLTRTSAAGLQLDEALTLEEIAERVEAGQLDFLHPLEIGTGDLVKVFLSPEEATEVRFGRFIELDQTDKELAAFEGDKLLAILEKRDNFYKPRKVFG
- the udk gene encoding uridine kinase, encoding MQNRPIIIGVTGGSGGGKTSVSRAILSHFPDEKISMIEHDSYYKDQSHLTFEERVKTNYDHPFAFDTDLMIEQIKELLAGRPVDIPTYDYTAHTRSSKTYRQEPQDVFIVEGILVLEDKRLRDLMDIKIFVDTDDDVRIIRRIKRDMEERGRSLDSVIEQYLGVVKPMYHQFIEPTKRYADIVIPEGVSNTVAIDLLTTKIAKILEEARNSK
- the xseA gene encoding exodeoxyribonuclease VII large subunit, encoding MEKYLSVTTLTKYLKMKFDKDPYLERVYLTGQVSNFRKRPTHQYFSLKDDHAVIQATIWSGIYQKLGFDLEEGMKINVIGRVQIYEPSGSYSIIIEKAEPDGVGALAIQFEQLKKKLTEEGLFQERFKQPLPQFAKRIGVVTSRSGAVIRDIITTVSRRFPGVDILLYPTKVQGDGAAEEIARNIARANQREDLDVLIIGRGGGSIEDLWAFNEEIVVRAIFESRLPVISSVGHETDVTLADFVADRRAATPTAAAELATPVTKLDLLTHLQNQEKRMSTAVRNVLSKKQEALKKCSQSVIFRQPERLYDGYLQRLDQLQLRLKQSLRTQISDNKQLVQARTHQLVQLSPVTKIQRYQDRLSQLDKLLRSQMALVYDAKVAEVKRLSEALLMLDTSRIVARGYAIVKKEESVVDSVESLKKKDQVTLLMRDGQVELEVKDVKTKEI
- a CDS encoding exodeoxyribonuclease VII small subunit, which translates into the protein MSKQKKFEENLAELETIVQSLENGEIALEDAIAAFQKGMVLSKELQATLDRAEKTLVKVMQEDGTESDFE
- a CDS encoding polyprenyl synthetase family protein, yielding MKKQEKLALVESALEDFYGDQQFASSLRESVLYSIHAGGKRIRPFLLLEVLEALQVAIKPAHAQVAAALEMIHTGSLIHDDLPAMDDDDYRRGRLTNHKKFGEAMAILAGDALFLDPYALIAQADLPSRIKVDLIANLSLASGSLGMVAGQVLDMEGEHQHLSLKELQTIHANKTGKLLAYPFQAAAIIAELTPEIQAKLKTVGELIGLAFQVRDDVLDMTASFEEIGKTPQKDLQAEKSTYPALLGLEEAISFCNQTLDQAEAKLEEIAQQVSFETAPIVKVVESLRIND